The Pollutimonas sp. M17 sequence GACGTGCGCAAGCTGTTCGCCGACACTCGCGATGCGCGCGTGCGCGGCTGGACGGCGGCCCGCTTCTCCTTCAACACCGGTGAAGGACGCTGCCCGGTCTGCGAAGGCCAGGGCATGCGCACCATAGAAATGAGCTTCCTGCCCGACGTGAAGGTGCTGTGCGACGGCTGCAACGGCGAACGTTTCAATCGCGATACGCTGAACGTGACCTGGCGCGGCAAGAGCGCCGGCGAAGTCCTGAAGATGGAAGTGGATGAAGCCGTGGAGTTCTTCGCGGCGCATTCCAGGATCTCGCGCATACTGCAACTGATGCAGGACGTGGGACTGGGCTACCTGACGCTGGGCCAGCCTTCGCCCACCCTGTCGGGCGGCGAGGCGCAGCGCATCAAGCTGGTCACCGAACTGGCCAAGGCCAGGCTGACCGACGGCGTCATCAAGACCGGGCGGGCCTCGCGCATACCGCACACGCTGTACGTGCTGGACGAGCCCACCGTGGGCCTGTCCATCGCCGACGTCGAAAAGCTGATCCACGTACTGCACCGCCTGGTCGAGGCGGGCAATACCGTCGTCGTCATTGAGCACAACCTGGACATCGTCGCCGAAGCCGACTGGGTGCTGGACCTGGGCCCCGAGGGCGGCAGCGGCGGCGGGCGGCTGGTGGCGCAAGGCACGCCCGAACACATCATCGGCCTGAGAGCCAAATCGCACACCGGCGCGGTCTTGCACGATTTCCTGGAAGCCGCCGGTTGAGCCCGTCAATGCCCATGCTTTGCCGCTATGAAAACCGGCTGACGGGCCAGGCGCTGGAACTGGACGGTTTCGTCCGCCGCATCGCCGCGCATGCGGCGGATGAACTGCCCGCCGCCTTCCGCCAGATCGCCGATGCGCAGAAGCAAGGCTGCTGGATCTCGCTGCTGCTGGACTATGAGCTGGGCGAATGGCTGGAGCCGGCCCTCTCCGAATCCGGCCCCGCCGCCGCTCATGGGAATCCGCCGGCGGCAGGCGGGCCGGCCCGGACCATCGAGGCCCCACAACGGCCGCGCCTGGCCGCCTTGGTGTTTCAGCGGGCGCGTGAAGCTCCTGTGTGGGGACCGCCCGAATCCGCCGGACCGATTTCCTTGCGCAGCCGCCCCCTGATCGACAAGCGCCGCTATCTTGAACACATCGCCGGCCTGCGCGCAAGCATAGGGCGCGGCGAGCTGTACCAGGCCAACTACACCTTCCCCATCGCCCTGGAGAGCTCGGCGCCGCCGCGCGACCTCTACCGGCACATCGCGGCCAGGCATCCCGCCGCGCATGCGGCCTACATCGAAGACGGCGCACGCAGCATCCTGTCGTTCTCTCCGGAGCTGTTCGTGGCTCGCCAGGGCGCCACGCTGACCGTGCGCCCCATGAAAGGCACGGCACCGCGCCATATCGATCCCGTGCTGGACCGGCAGGCCGCGCAAGAGCTGCTGGGCAGCGAGAAGAACCGCGCCGAGAACCTGATGATCGTCGACTTGCTGCGCAACGACCTGGGGCGCCTGGCCACGCCCGGATCAGTCCAGGTCACCGATATGTTCACCCTGGAGCGCTATCCCTCCGTCTGGACCCTGACGTCCACTGTTACGGCCCAGGCGCCCCAAGCCGGCCTGGAAGACCTGCTGCGCGCCTTGTTCCCTTGCGGTTCGATCACCGGCGCGCCCAAGATCGCGGCGATGAACGCCATCAGGTCGCTGGAGGCTTCGGCGCGCGGCATTTACTGCGGCAGCCTGGGCTGGCTGGCACCCAGCGGCGATTGCTCGCTGAATGTGGCCATACGGACGATAGAAATGAAGGACGGGCGCAACGGCATATTCGGCGTGGGCGGCGGCATCGTCCACGACTCCCGGGCCGAACTGGAATGGGAGGAGTGCTTGTGGAAAGCGCGCATCCTGGATACCGGTTCCGCGGCGGATCCGGACACGCTCCCGACTTCCTCCAGCACCTGGACACGCCATGGACTTGCAGAATATTCAGCTGATTGAAACCATGCGCGTCGAAACCGGACGGCGCATTCCGCTGCTGGCGGGCCATCGCCGGCGCCTGGAGGCATCGTGCCTGGCGCTGGGCCATGCCTTTCCGGGCGGGCCCCTGGATGCCGCCATCGAGGAATGCCTTGCGGGCCTGGACCCGGATATCGTCCATCGCCTGCGGCTGCTGGTCGGCATGGACGGCGAGTTCTCGCTGGAAGCCAACCCGCTTCCTCCCACGCCGGCACCCGTACGGCTGCGCCTGTCTTCCGCGCCGCTGCAAACCGATGCCGTGTGGCTGCGGCACAAGACCACGCGGCGGCCCTGGTATGCGCAGGCCCAGGCATGGCTGGAGCGGCATCCCGAATTCTTCGACGTCGTGTACTGCAACGACAGGAACGAGGCCTGCGAAGGCAGCCGCAGCAATATCTATGTCAGGGACGCCTCGGGCGCCTGGCTGACGCCGCCCGTATCCTGCGGCCTGCTGCCCGGCGTCCAGCGCCAGGCTTTGCTGGACCAGGGCTTGGCGCGCGTCGCCGCGCTCAGCCGGCGCGACCTGGAAAACGCGCCCGCCCTGCGCGTGTCCAACGCCCTGCGAGGCTGGTTGGACGCCGCGCTATAGCTCTTTCGGCGCCACGGATTTATGGTTATCCTGTATGCAGAGACCCAACCGAAGGACATGCATGCCCGATCTATCCGCTTTTCCCATCACCCGCAAATGGCCGGCCCGGCATCCCGAGCGCATCCAGCTGTATTCGCTGCCCACGCCCAATGGCGTCAAGGCCTCGATCATGCTCGAGGAAACCGGCCTGCCCTACGAGCCCCATCTGGTCAGCTTCGACACGAATGACCAGACTTCGCCGGAGTTCCTTTCCCTCAGCCCCAACAACAAGATTCCCGCCATCCTGGATCCCGATGGGCCAGGAGGCAAGCCGCTGCCGCTGTTCGAGTCGGGCGCCATCCTGATCTACCTGGCCGAGAAATCCGGGCGATTCATGCCGGCCGACGCCGCCGGACGCTACGAGACCATACAGTGGCTGATGTTCCAGATGGGCGGCATAGGCCCCATGTTCGGGCAGTTGGGCTTCTTCCACAAGTTCGCCGGCAAGGACTACGAAGACAAGCGTCCGCGCGACCGCTACGTGGCCGAATCGAAGCGACTACTT is a genomic window containing:
- a CDS encoding glutathione S-transferase N-terminal domain-containing protein; this encodes MPDLSAFPITRKWPARHPERIQLYSLPTPNGVKASIMLEETGLPYEPHLVSFDTNDQTSPEFLSLSPNNKIPAILDPDGPGGKPLPLFESGAILIYLAEKSGRFMPADAAGRYETIQWLMFQMGGIGPMFGQLGFFHKFAGKDYEDKRPRDRYVAESKRLLGVLDKQLDGRDWIMGDSYTIADIAIFPWVRNLIGFYGAGELVGIQDFHNVSRVLDSFLSRPAVAKGLDIPKRG
- a CDS encoding aminotransferase class IV; the protein is MDLQNIQLIETMRVETGRRIPLLAGHRRRLEASCLALGHAFPGGPLDAAIEECLAGLDPDIVHRLRLLVGMDGEFSLEANPLPPTPAPVRLRLSSAPLQTDAVWLRHKTTRRPWYAQAQAWLERHPEFFDVVYCNDRNEACEGSRSNIYVRDASGAWLTPPVSCGLLPGVQRQALLDQGLARVAALSRRDLENAPALRVSNALRGWLDAAL
- the pabB gene encoding aminodeoxychorismate synthase component I — encoded protein: MLCRYENRLTGQALELDGFVRRIAAHAADELPAAFRQIADAQKQGCWISLLLDYELGEWLEPALSESGPAAAHGNPPAAGGPARTIEAPQRPRLAALVFQRAREAPVWGPPESAGPISLRSRPLIDKRRYLEHIAGLRASIGRGELYQANYTFPIALESSAPPRDLYRHIAARHPAAHAAYIEDGARSILSFSPELFVARQGATLTVRPMKGTAPRHIDPVLDRQAAQELLGSEKNRAENLMIVDLLRNDLGRLATPGSVQVTDMFTLERYPSVWTLTSTVTAQAPQAGLEDLLRALFPCGSITGAPKIAAMNAIRSLEASARGIYCGSLGWLAPSGDCSLNVAIRTIEMKDGRNGIFGVGGGIVHDSRAELEWEECLWKARILDTGSAADPDTLPTSSSTWTRHGLAEYSAD